A window of the Oscillospiraceae bacterium NTUH-002-81 genome harbors these coding sequences:
- a CDS encoding class I SAM-dependent methyltransferase, with protein sequence MSELNLQYYKNIDEYSDGDVEDDIYRIVENGGKISEKENRYAVLYHLSPIRENILNWYPFKPNCRILEIGAGCGAITGMLCRKAGTVVSVELSKKRASINYLRHQENQNLQIFVGNLNDMEFQTPFDYVVLNGVLEYAMSFTPGENPYVDFLKNIKKYLKEDGRILIAIENRLGLRYFSGYPEEHTNQEFLGLRSYEGNNQVRTFSRYELQGLLKESGFGYQKFYYPYPDYKFPNEIFTDERTEGYGKPYLNLCKERYEIFEENKLAPLLEKEGVAGCFSNSFLVDACGKEMEKTNIQYVKMNNDRFRQFSTATIVGEKRVKKIPLTKEAETHLKNMQEKMDLEQEKRIHYVALENTEDGFIMPFIQTESLDYEVEQLIAENKADKALEIVQAFFEDYFKEKEKDCSVRRDYCSKEFKTVFGEKEFSKEMVCVRNVNIDLILDNIFRSEKGYLLIDGEWIFPFDVPALFVIWRTLNELYSRHAKINELISRADAMMQFQIDAEMESIFWNWSTFFVQGYVGGGNLDRFVKPMQWLDIQKAKPVKMCSSLYIDAGEGYSEDTKLYQECLLGKEGEYEFVYQIPNAESLKRLRWDPEEEMPCICDMEVFSGEKQVSITNHNADAILEGKELFLNADPHYEISVSGLKEETLRIKGKIRFLKSQETVTAMQKCEKWNRRLKATLDVKLALPDGAEQLESFCQVAKLKAESYEFVYQIPDCGTLKELRWHLNNEGIPCVCSVNVSDDTGKTVFTRCVGESERTEMGDVLISGEAYYLILGKGLEGKQLKICVKVHLFNVQEAIDFIKSRLELEAQRYRWLAEEQKVIGEQKLQEMKEVFAEKERRMQEQKDTVERLYMQQKELLQQMQQTRGWKILEKLRKVKHKLAGK encoded by the coding sequence GTGTCAGAGCTCAATTTGCAATATTATAAAAATATCGATGAATATTCCGATGGAGACGTTGAAGATGATATTTATCGAATTGTAGAGAATGGTGGAAAGATATCGGAAAAGGAAAACAGATATGCAGTGCTGTATCATCTTTCTCCTATTCGTGAAAATATCTTGAATTGGTATCCGTTTAAGCCAAATTGCCGTATTTTGGAAATTGGTGCGGGATGCGGAGCGATTACTGGGATGCTCTGCCGTAAAGCAGGAACAGTTGTTTCTGTAGAATTATCAAAGAAAAGAGCTTCTATTAATTACCTGAGACATCAGGAAAATCAGAATCTTCAAATATTTGTAGGAAATTTAAATGATATGGAGTTCCAGACACCGTTTGATTATGTAGTGCTGAACGGTGTATTAGAGTATGCTATGAGCTTTACCCCAGGAGAGAATCCTTATGTTGATTTCCTTAAAAATATCAAAAAATATCTAAAAGAAGATGGAAGAATATTAATTGCAATTGAAAACCGTCTGGGCTTACGATATTTTTCCGGGTATCCGGAAGAACACACCAACCAGGAATTCCTTGGGTTACGATCCTATGAAGGAAACAATCAGGTTCGCACATTTTCCCGATATGAGTTGCAGGGTTTACTAAAAGAATCAGGGTTTGGTTATCAGAAATTCTATTATCCGTATCCTGATTACAAATTTCCGAATGAAATCTTTACAGATGAAAGAACAGAAGGATATGGGAAACCGTATTTGAATCTTTGTAAAGAAAGATATGAGATTTTTGAGGAAAACAAACTGGCACCCTTGCTTGAAAAAGAAGGTGTGGCTGGCTGTTTCTCAAATTCTTTTTTGGTGGATGCGTGCGGCAAGGAAATGGAGAAAACGAACATACAATATGTGAAGATGAACAATGATCGTTTTCGTCAATTCAGCACAGCAACGATTGTCGGAGAAAAACGGGTAAAAAAAATACCGCTTACAAAAGAGGCTGAAACGCATCTGAAAAACATGCAGGAAAAAATGGATCTCGAGCAAGAAAAGAGAATTCATTATGTGGCATTGGAAAATACAGAAGATGGATTCATTATGCCATTTATTCAGACAGAAAGTCTGGATTATGAAGTGGAACAATTGATTGCCGAAAATAAAGCAGATAAGGCGCTAGAGATTGTTCAGGCATTTTTTGAAGATTATTTTAAAGAAAAAGAGAAGGACTGCAGTGTCAGACGTGACTACTGCAGCAAAGAATTCAAAACTGTTTTTGGTGAAAAAGAATTTTCCAAAGAAATGGTTTGTGTGCGGAATGTCAATATTGATTTGATTTTGGATAATATTTTCCGAAGCGAAAAAGGATACCTTCTGATAGATGGAGAATGGATTTTTCCTTTCGATGTTCCGGCTCTTTTTGTTATCTGGCGAACTTTGAATGAATTGTACAGCCGGCATGCTAAAATAAATGAGCTGATTTCAAGGGCAGATGCCATGATGCAATTCCAAATAGACGCAGAGATGGAAAGTATATTTTGGAATTGGAGTACATTTTTTGTACAGGGGTATGTCGGCGGCGGAAATCTTGACCGTTTTGTGAAACCAATGCAGTGGTTGGACATACAGAAAGCGAAACCGGTGAAAATGTGCAGCAGCTTATACATTGATGCCGGAGAAGGGTATTCGGAGGACACAAAGCTTTATCAGGAATGTTTGCTTGGAAAAGAAGGAGAGTATGAGTTCGTTTATCAGATTCCTAATGCAGAATCTCTGAAAAGGCTTCGCTGGGATCCGGAAGAGGAGATGCCCTGTATTTGTGATATGGAGGTGTTTTCCGGAGAAAAGCAAGTTTCTATTACAAACCATAATGCGGATGCTATTCTTGAAGGGAAAGAACTGTTTTTAAATGCGGATCCACATTATGAGATCAGTGTTTCTGGCCTGAAAGAAGAAACTCTTCGAATAAAGGGGAAGATCCGGTTTCTGAAATCACAGGAAACAGTTACTGCAATGCAAAAGTGCGAAAAGTGGAACCGGCGATTGAAGGCAACTCTTGACGTGAAACTGGCGCTTCCAGATGGGGCAGAACAACTGGAATCGTTTTGCCAAGTGGCGAAACTAAAGGCGGAGTCTTATGAGTTTGTTTATCAGATTCCTGATTGTGGGACTCTGAAAGAATTGAGATGGCATTTAAATAATGAAGGGATTCCATGCGTCTGCAGTGTAAATGTAAGTGATGATACGGGAAAAACTGTTTTTACAAGATGCGTGGGAGAGTCTGAACGAACGGAAATGGGTGATGTGCTTATTTCCGGAGAAGCATATTATCTGATTTTAGGAAAAGGGCTGGAAGGGAAGCAGTTGAAGATATGTGTTAAAGTGCATCTCTTTAATGTTCAGGAAGCAATAGATTTTATAAAAAGCCGGCTGGAACTGGAAGCCCAGCGCTACCGTTGGTTAGCAGAAGAACAGAAAGTGATCGGAGAACAAAAACTCCAGGAAATGAAAGAAGTTTTTGCAGAAAAAGAAAGGCGAATGCAGGAGCAAAAAGACACTGTGGAACGGTTATATATGCAGCAGAAGGAGTTGCTTCAGCAAATGCAGCAGACCAGAGGATGGAAAATCCTTGAAAAGTTGCGGAAAGTAAAGCATAAGCTTGCCGGAAAATAA
- a CDS encoding glycosyltransferase — protein sequence MQNGIDIVIPIYNGYEDIQMCMDSIKKYTDLEKNRVLLINDCSPDERILPYLQSIVEENIVLISNERNMGFSANVNKGMRYSDRDVILLNSDTIVTKNWVEKIVACAYREAEIGTVTPLSNSATLCSIPIMCQDNLIPDNCTIDELADIVEKYSLKKYPRITVAVGFCMFIKREVINLVGTFDAETYERGYGEENDFCNRAEQYGYKHVMCDDTFIYHKGTASFNTEEKRKLCEAHDRILQERYPMQMRKNHIYCVTNPDQDIRDNIHLQLKFKNGRNNILYVLQSDFRQEGADHIGGTQFHVKDLTQGLRDGYNIFVLAREGKYMRLTGYLGEEEYVFLFYVGEKSLFPVFTDGCLKKLYDDILVYFNIQMIHIHHTMNHSFDLYEMAEKYKIPVLLTVHDYYYVCPNVKLYDHEGKFCAHLGKKDCASCLKNTMGIAKQVPYIAYWREKCRSVLKKCRKIIFPSEAARNIVLGFYPELKDKTTVIEHGSDIEISTIKEGMLIESSAQVKFYLDAIFGDAEYENITKGWVYLEGVDNSNLKKYLYVRNEEGKEVVIPAESEIREDVCQVLGENPWYKNCGFWLNVVKSKFPEGRLYVSAAVEKDGKILKGTEEIEITNFQENRQEKTFRVAFLGGLVPAKGSSVALDMIRQNASGIEWYVFGQIGDAELSRYYAPNLHKIGPYRREEIGDLLKEYQIDLICILPKWAETFCYTLSEAVLNSIPVLVFDIGAVGPRVQNAGYGWSIPADTDAPQIVELIGMIKNNPDLYQEKKKNDNGIFCEKYAKNDRRVQCII from the coding sequence ATGCAAAATGGAATCGATATTGTCATACCGATTTACAATGGGTATGAGGATATTCAGATGTGTATGGACAGTATTAAGAAATATACAGATCTTGAGAAAAACAGAGTATTATTAATTAATGACTGCAGTCCTGATGAAAGGATTTTGCCATATTTACAGAGCATAGTAGAAGAAAATATTGTGTTGATATCTAACGAAAGGAACATGGGATTTTCTGCCAATGTGAATAAGGGTATGCGGTATTCGGACAGAGATGTGATACTTCTTAATTCGGATACTATTGTAACTAAAAATTGGGTGGAAAAAATTGTAGCCTGTGCCTATCGAGAGGCCGAGATTGGTACAGTAACACCACTGTCAAACAGTGCAACTTTATGTTCTATCCCTATTATGTGCCAGGACAATCTTATCCCCGATAATTGCACGATTGATGAGTTAGCGGATATCGTAGAGAAGTACAGTCTGAAAAAATATCCGAGAATTACTGTGGCTGTTGGATTCTGCATGTTCATTAAGCGGGAAGTCATTAATCTTGTAGGAACATTCGATGCCGAAACCTATGAGCGGGGATATGGAGAAGAAAATGATTTTTGCAATCGCGCAGAACAATATGGGTATAAGCATGTAATGTGCGATGATACTTTTATATATCATAAAGGAACAGCTTCTTTTAACACGGAAGAGAAAAGAAAATTGTGCGAGGCACATGACAGAATTTTGCAGGAACGTTATCCAATGCAGATGCGGAAAAATCATATTTATTGCGTGACGAATCCTGATCAGGATATTCGTGATAATATTCATCTGCAGCTGAAATTCAAAAATGGAAGAAATAATATTTTATATGTTCTTCAATCAGATTTCCGACAGGAAGGTGCTGACCATATTGGCGGAACGCAATTTCATGTAAAAGACCTTACCCAGGGTCTGAGAGATGGATATAATATATTTGTACTTGCACGTGAAGGTAAATACATGCGTCTTACAGGATATTTGGGAGAAGAGGAATATGTTTTTCTGTTTTATGTGGGAGAGAAAAGCCTGTTTCCGGTATTTACAGATGGATGCCTGAAAAAATTGTATGATGATATTCTTGTATATTTTAATATACAAATGATACATATTCATCATACGATGAATCACAGTTTTGATTTATATGAAATGGCAGAAAAATATAAGATTCCTGTGCTTCTCACAGTACATGACTACTATTATGTATGCCCAAACGTGAAGTTATATGATCATGAAGGAAAGTTTTGCGCACATCTGGGAAAAAAAGATTGTGCCAGTTGCCTGAAAAACACAATGGGAATCGCGAAACAAGTTCCATATATTGCGTATTGGAGAGAAAAATGCAGAAGTGTATTGAAAAAATGCAGAAAAATTATTTTCCCTTCAGAGGCAGCTCGAAACATTGTGTTAGGATTTTATCCTGAATTAAAAGATAAAACGACAGTTATTGAACATGGATCAGATATAGAGATATCTACAATAAAAGAAGGTATGTTGATAGAAAGCTCTGCACAGGTAAAGTTTTACTTAGACGCAATTTTCGGAGATGCTGAATATGAAAATATAACAAAGGGTTGGGTGTACCTCGAGGGAGTAGATAATAGTAATCTGAAAAAATATCTTTATGTGCGAAATGAAGAAGGAAAAGAAGTTGTAATTCCTGCGGAGTCTGAAATTCGTGAGGATGTGTGCCAAGTATTAGGAGAAAATCCCTGGTATAAAAATTGCGGATTTTGGCTAAATGTGGTAAAAAGCAAATTTCCGGAAGGGCGCTTGTATGTATCTGCAGCGGTCGAAAAAGATGGAAAAATTTTAAAAGGCACGGAAGAAATTGAAATCACAAATTTTCAAGAAAATAGGCAGGAAAAAACTTTCAGAGTAGCGTTCCTGGGTGGTCTGGTCCCCGCCAAAGGCAGTAGTGTCGCATTGGATATGATCCGCCAAAATGCGTCCGGAATCGAATGGTACGTATTTGGTCAGATAGGAGATGCAGAATTATCTCGGTATTACGCACCGAATCTTCATAAGATCGGCCCATATCGTCGGGAAGAGATTGGAGATTTACTGAAAGAATATCAAATTGATCTTATTTGTATATTACCTAAATGGGCAGAAACCTTTTGCTATACTTTGTCGGAAGCAGTGTTGAATTCGATTCCGGTGCTTGTATTTGATATCGGTGCGGTAGGGCCGAGAGTGCAGAATGCAGGATATGGATGGAGCATTCCAGCGGATACAGATGCACCACAGATTGTAGAACTTATAGGGATGATAAAAAATAATCCTGATTTATATCAGGAAAAGAAAAAAAATGATAACGGAATCTTCTGTGAAAAGTATGCAAAAAATGATAGAAGAGTACAATGCATTATATAA
- a CDS encoding ABC transporter ATP-binding protein codes for MDNIAIKVENVTKIYKLYDKPSDRLKESLGLTHKKCYVEHYALDQVNIEVRRGETVGIIGTNGSGKSTILKIITGVLNPTSGNIVINGRISALLELGAGFNMEYTGIENIYLNGTMIGFSKEEIDAKLQDILDFADIGDFINQPVKTYSSGMFVRLAFAVAINIEPEILIVDEALSVGDVFFQAKCYRKFEEFKEQGKTILFVSHDLSSISKYCDRVVLLNKGKKLAEGEPKEIVDLYKKILTNADELESAAEASAEEEEEQKVDENIVWKNHFPVNPSVLEYGKKEAEIIDFALMDDRGNYTNNLEKGKEFVVKMKVLFHEEINDPIFAFTIKDLRGTEITGTNTMFEHSWVGPQKKGNIREAWFRQKMSLQGGEYLLSLGCTGFRNAEFNVYHRLYDVCSITVISDKNTVGFYDMESEVIVR; via the coding sequence ATGGATAATATTGCTATTAAAGTAGAAAATGTAACCAAAATATATAAACTATATGATAAACCGTCAGACCGATTGAAAGAGTCCCTGGGATTAACTCACAAAAAGTGTTATGTGGAACATTATGCGCTGGATCAGGTGAATATTGAGGTCAGAAGAGGCGAAACCGTCGGCATTATTGGAACAAACGGTTCTGGAAAATCAACAATTTTAAAAATTATTACCGGTGTTTTGAACCCTACATCAGGAAATATTGTTATAAATGGAAGAATTTCTGCATTGCTGGAGCTGGGCGCAGGCTTTAATATGGAATACACCGGTATAGAAAATATTTACCTGAATGGGACAATGATCGGTTTTTCTAAAGAAGAGATAGATGCAAAGCTGCAAGATATTTTGGATTTTGCTGATATCGGAGATTTCATTAATCAGCCGGTAAAAACGTACTCCAGTGGTATGTTTGTTCGGTTGGCTTTTGCAGTTGCAATTAATATTGAACCGGAGATTTTGATTGTTGATGAAGCTTTATCTGTAGGTGATGTGTTTTTTCAGGCAAAATGCTATAGAAAATTTGAGGAATTTAAAGAACAGGGAAAAACAATTCTGTTTGTAAGTCATGATTTGAGCAGTATCAGCAAGTATTGTGATCGAGTAGTGCTTTTGAACAAAGGCAAAAAGCTTGCTGAGGGCGAACCGAAAGAAATTGTTGACTTATATAAAAAGATTCTTACCAATGCAGACGAATTGGAGAGCGCAGCAGAAGCTTCTGCGGAAGAGGAAGAAGAACAGAAGGTGGATGAGAATATTGTATGGAAAAATCATTTTCCGGTAAATCCTTCTGTTTTGGAATATGGAAAAAAAGAAGCAGAGATTATTGATTTTGCACTCATGGATGATAGGGGAAATTATACAAATAATCTGGAAAAGGGAAAAGAATTTGTTGTAAAAATGAAAGTCCTTTTCCATGAAGAAATCAATGATCCTATTTTCGCATTTACAATCAAAGACTTACGAGGAACAGAGATTACCGGAACAAATACCATGTTTGAGCATTCCTGGGTTGGTCCGCAGAAAAAGGGGAATATTCGTGAGGCATGGTTTCGACAGAAAATGTCTTTACAGGGTGGAGAATATTTGCTCTCATTGGGATGCACAGGATTTCGAAATGCAGAATTTAACGTATATCACAGATTATATGATGTGTGCAGCATTACTGTTATTTCAGATAAAAATACGGTAGGATTTTATGATATGGAATCTGAAGTGATTGTGCGGTAA
- a CDS encoding glycosyltransferase, whose product MWNRIKQKYKSKRNEKKLEFCAIPDTLFKNLEEFQVEQNQIHLKGWIFPPEGKLEAVYIQFSDAIGNSRQELLYGFHRPDVASNLGNPNGENSGFCFEGIYENGIVDTAVFLCFQWKGVVYGWYLGTIPGMQEHQEGSNKRIQIQNVTPFMLDVFEENIQSVHIRKIYTHPIKVMIWVRKRIQQWEQLLEILLQDANVKEIIFLTEYKEILPPKDYSKKIRYICCEVGNGEKYIVNYLKKNPFLLLIEADTKLSENTIAHLLYTRKKYDGCKLGTVSAMVLNEDEKKSFHGADDCVQYSCGIMERESNEKCILFCGKSPKKEKYETLAEYKQALRTEGYQNVISEYAVVYAKDTISVLFISQYFKIYNYKKNMEHPGILAICHELGGGAQKFLLGKKKEWLESNVIFVSVTYQIKKGTYKIQIEHGMSTMEFDLQRWSKIPELIEALGINRILVNELVTYLYLVDKLHEILKWKKEYQCKIVYYFHDYYALCPRFNLMNEKGQYCNIPDLSYCESCAKPVLLGIGETDISITQWREEWKNFLKRADQVIVFSENTKEIIQRVWGDLADNILVQPHKVGYLRKVEMDQLNKDETLRIGVLGTINQHKGSEIIKEMCRLIEREKFPVKVILVGTGQELRETKVLSITGPYSREQLPDIIEAEKIDLIFIPSVWPETFSYTAQEAIEMGMPVAVFDLGAPAERVKKYSKGLIIEKIDAEYALRKILGFTSEMRI is encoded by the coding sequence ATGTGGAATCGTATAAAGCAAAAGTATAAAAGCAAAAGAAATGAGAAAAAACTGGAGTTTTGTGCGATTCCTGATACGCTTTTCAAAAATTTAGAAGAATTTCAGGTGGAACAAAATCAGATTCATCTAAAGGGCTGGATTTTTCCACCGGAAGGAAAGCTAGAAGCTGTGTATATACAATTTTCTGATGCAATTGGCAATTCTCGTCAGGAGTTACTTTATGGATTCCACAGGCCGGATGTTGCGTCTAATTTGGGAAATCCCAATGGAGAGAATAGTGGTTTTTGCTTTGAAGGCATCTATGAAAATGGTATAGTCGATACAGCAGTTTTCCTGTGCTTTCAATGGAAAGGCGTTGTATATGGATGGTATCTTGGAACAATCCCAGGAATGCAGGAACACCAGGAAGGTTCAAACAAGAGAATTCAAATTCAGAATGTAACCCCATTTATGCTGGATGTTTTCGAGGAAAACATCCAGTCTGTTCATATTCGGAAAATATATACCCATCCTATAAAAGTTATGATATGGGTAAGAAAGAGGATACAACAATGGGAACAACTACTGGAAATTTTATTGCAAGATGCAAATGTGAAGGAAATTATTTTTCTTACAGAATATAAAGAAATTTTACCGCCCAAAGATTATAGTAAAAAAATAAGATATATTTGCTGTGAAGTGGGAAATGGAGAAAAATATATAGTAAATTATTTGAAAAAAAATCCGTTTTTGTTATTGATAGAAGCAGATACAAAGTTATCAGAAAATACAATTGCACATTTGCTTTATACCCGAAAAAAATATGATGGCTGTAAGCTGGGAACCGTTTCCGCAATGGTTTTAAATGAGGATGAAAAGAAATCTTTTCATGGTGCAGATGATTGCGTGCAATATAGTTGCGGTATTATGGAAAGGGAATCCAACGAAAAATGTATTTTATTTTGTGGGAAAAGCCCGAAGAAAGAGAAATATGAGACACTTGCAGAATATAAGCAAGCACTTAGGACAGAGGGATATCAGAATGTGATATCAGAATATGCGGTGGTGTATGCAAAGGATACAATATCGGTGTTGTTTATTTCTCAATATTTCAAAATTTACAATTATAAAAAAAATATGGAGCATCCAGGTATTCTTGCCATATGCCATGAATTGGGTGGTGGGGCTCAAAAATTTCTTTTGGGAAAGAAAAAAGAATGGTTGGAATCGAATGTTATCTTTGTCTCTGTGACATATCAAATCAAAAAAGGGACTTATAAGATTCAGATAGAGCATGGTATGTCTACAATGGAGTTTGATTTGCAGCGCTGGAGTAAGATACCGGAGCTTATTGAAGCGCTTGGTATAAATAGAATATTGGTTAATGAGCTGGTAACGTATCTTTATTTGGTTGACAAATTACATGAAATTTTGAAATGGAAAAAGGAATATCAGTGTAAAATCGTATATTATTTTCATGATTATTATGCGTTGTGTCCAAGATTTAATTTGATGAATGAAAAGGGGCAGTATTGTAATATACCCGATTTATCCTATTGCGAATCTTGCGCAAAGCCTGTTCTATTGGGAATTGGAGAAACTGATATTTCCATTACGCAATGGAGAGAAGAATGGAAGAATTTCTTAAAACGGGCTGATCAGGTTATCGTCTTTTCTGAGAATACAAAGGAAATTATACAACGCGTATGGGGGGATCTTGCAGATAATATTTTGGTACAACCACATAAAGTAGGATATCTTAGAAAAGTAGAGATGGATCAATTGAATAAAGACGAAACTTTGCGGATTGGCGTGCTGGGAACAATTAATCAGCATAAAGGAAGCGAAATCATAAAAGAGATGTGCCGATTAATAGAAAGAGAAAAATTTCCGGTAAAGGTAATTTTGGTCGGAACGGGACAGGAATTACGAGAAACGAAAGTTCTTTCTATCACTGGACCGTATAGCAGAGAGCAGTTGCCGGATATAATAGAAGCTGAAAAGATAGATCTTATCTTTATTCCTTCGGTATGGCCGGAGACATTTTCTTATACGGCGCAGGAAGCAATTGAGATGGGGATGCCTGTAGCTGTATTTGATCTGGGGGCCCCGGCGGAGAGAGTGAAAAAATATTCCAAAGGGTTGATTATTGAAAAAATAGATGCGGAATATGCGCTTCGAAAGATATTGGGATTTACAAGTGAAATGAGGATATAA
- a CDS encoding ABC transporter permease: MSKKKIAAAFVTVLVCVVLNVLIMRRHEVREAATVNMTVELNDEASGNFQLFYKGNSESEFSEEKKSEDELQAGKLDLNFALAENEHFLRLDFPDEKAEYVIKKITFRYQDIEVEYPLENLAFSAGPGIESLSWDDASKQVIVKTTETDPFITFEIADTGVSAAITAHDRKIDNVKNILVCLALDIIVLGTLIMWNKIAILPKELYGNRRLIIKLAKNDFKTRYAGSYLGIVWAFIQPIVTVVVYWFVFQVGLRNGNVGNFPFVLWLIAGLVPWFFFSEAWNSGTNALIEYSYLVKKVVFKISILPVIKVLSALFVHLFFILFTLVLYSCYGYFPDIYTLQVFYYTACMIILTLALSYMTSALVIFFRDLTQIISIILQVGVWMTPIMWQITMVPEKFRFLFEINPMYYIVCGYRDALINKVWFWDNFYTTAWFWSITLFLFAVGTLIFKRLKVHFADIL, from the coding sequence ATGTCTAAGAAAAAAATTGCGGCTGCTTTTGTGACAGTATTAGTATGTGTTGTTTTAAATGTTTTGATTATGCGAAGACATGAAGTGCGCGAGGCAGCAACAGTTAATATGACCGTAGAATTAAATGATGAAGCCTCTGGTAATTTTCAGCTATTCTATAAGGGAAATAGTGAAAGCGAGTTTTCCGAAGAAAAAAAGAGTGAAGATGAGCTGCAAGCAGGAAAGCTGGATTTGAATTTTGCCCTGGCAGAAAATGAGCATTTCTTGAGATTGGATTTCCCAGATGAGAAAGCAGAATATGTGATAAAAAAAATTACATTTCGCTATCAGGATATAGAGGTGGAATATCCTCTTGAAAATCTTGCATTTTCTGCGGGGCCAGGCATTGAGTCACTTTCCTGGGATGATGCAAGTAAACAAGTAATTGTGAAGACAACGGAAACAGATCCGTTTATTACTTTTGAAATCGCAGATACGGGAGTATCTGCTGCAATTACAGCGCATGACAGAAAGATTGATAACGTCAAAAACATACTTGTATGCCTTGCGCTGGATATTATCGTGCTTGGAACATTAATCATGTGGAATAAAATCGCCATTCTTCCGAAGGAATTGTATGGCAATAGAAGATTGATTATCAAACTTGCAAAAAATGATTTTAAAACTCGATACGCGGGTTCCTATCTTGGAATTGTCTGGGCCTTTATTCAGCCGATTGTCACGGTAGTGGTTTATTGGTTTGTGTTTCAGGTAGGGCTGCGAAATGGAAATGTTGGAAATTTCCCATTTGTTCTTTGGCTGATTGCCGGATTAGTTCCGTGGTTTTTCTTTTCGGAGGCCTGGAATTCAGGAACCAATGCACTGATCGAATATAGCTATCTTGTAAAAAAAGTTGTGTTTAAAATCAGTATTTTGCCGGTGATTAAGGTGCTTTCTGCGCTGTTTGTACATTTATTCTTTATTTTATTTACACTGGTATTATATTCCTGCTATGGCTATTTCCCGGATATATACACGTTACAGGTGTTTTACTACACTGCTTGCATGATCATATTAACACTGGCGCTTTCTTATATGACAAGTGCACTGGTGATCTTTTTCCGGGATCTGACGCAGATTATATCTATCATACTGCAGGTGGGCGTATGGATGACGCCGATCATGTGGCAGATTACGATGGTCCCGGAGAAGTTCCGCTTCCTGTTTGAGATTAATCCCATGTATTATATTGTCTGTGGGTACAGAGATGCGTTAATTAACAAAGTGTGGTTTTGGGATAATTTTTATACAACAGCCTGGTTTTGGTCAATTACACTCTTTTTGTTTGCGGTGGGCACTTTAATATTCAAACGGTTAAAGGTTCATTTTGCAGATATTTTGTAA